One Cynocephalus volans isolate mCynVol1 chromosome 5, mCynVol1.pri, whole genome shotgun sequence DNA window includes the following coding sequences:
- the LOC134378032 gene encoding pantetheinase-like, with protein sequence MTSQLLAYVAISAFCVLKASSLDTFIAAVYEHAVILPNATLTPVSREEAFELMSQNLDVLEGAITAAAKQGAHIIVTPEDGIYGWNFSRETLYPYLEDIPDPQVNWIPCNDPNRFGHTPVQERLSCLAKNNSIYVVANIGDKKSCNTSDPQCPPDGRYQYNTDVVFDSQGKLVARYHKQNLFMGEDQFNLPKEPEVVTFNTTFGRFGIFTCFDILFHDPAVTLVKDFHVDTILFPTAWMNVLPLLSAIEFHSAWAMGMGVNFLASNIHYPSKSMTGSGIYAPDSPRAFHYDMKTEKGKLLLAQLDSHPYHPVVANWTAYASSIEALSRGNKEFKNILFFDEYTFVELTGAMGNYTVCQKDLCCHLSYKMSEKRSDEVYALGAFDGLHIVEGRYYLQICTLLKCATTDLNTCGDPVETASTTFEMFSLSGTFETQHVFPEVLLSEIQLAPGEFQVSSDGRLFSLKPISAPVLTATLFGRWYEKDGALNV encoded by the exons ATGACTTCTCAGTTGCTGGCTTATGTGGCAATTTCAGCTTTCTGTGTCTTAAAAGCCAGCTCCCTGGATACTTTCATTGCAGCTGTTTATGAGCATGCAGTGATATTGCCCAATGCCACCCTAACACCAGTGTCTCGTGAAGAGGCGTTCGAATTAATGAGCCAGAATCTAGATGTCTTGGAAGGAGCAATCACGGCCGCAGCAAAGCAG GGTGCACATATTATTGTGACTCCAGAAGATGGTATTTACGGCTGGAACTTCTCCAGGGAAACTCTCTACCCATACTTGGAGGATATCCCAGACCCTCAAGTAAACTGGATCCCCTGTAATGATCCTAACAG ATTTGGCCACACCCCAGTACAAGAAAGACTCAGCTGCCTGGCCAAGAACAACTCTATCTACGTTGTAGCAAATATTGGGGACAAGAAGTCCTGCAACACCAGTGACCCACAGTGTCCCCCTGATGGCCGTTACCAATACAACACTGATGTGGTATTTGATTCTCAGGGAAAACTTGTGGCACGCTACCATaag CAAAATCTTTTCATGGGAGAAGATCAATTCAATTTACCCAAGGAGCCTGAGGTTGTGACTTTCAACACCACCTTTGGAAGGTTTGGCATTTTCACGTGCTTCGATATACTCTTCCATGATCCTGCTGTTACCCTGGTAAAAGATTTCCATGTGGACACCATACTCTTCCCAACAGCTTGGATGAATGTTTTGCCACTTTTGTCAGCTATTGAATTCCACTCAGCGTGGGCTATGGGCATGGGTGTCAATTTTCTTGCATCAAACATACATTATCCCTCAAAGAGCATGACAG GAAGTGGCATCTATGCACCTGATTCTCCAAGAGCATTTCATTATGATATGAAGACAGAGAAGGGAAAACTCCTTCTTGCACAACTGGATTCCCACCCTTACCACCCTGTAGTGGCAAATTGGACTGCTTATGCCAGCAGTATAGAAGCACTCTCAAGGGGAAACAAGGAATTTAAGAACATTCTCTTTTTTGATGAATACACCTTCGTGGAGCTCACAGGAGCCATGGGAAATTACACCGTTTGTCAGAAAGATCTCTGCTGTCATCTAAGCTACAAGATGTCTGAGAAGAGATCAGATGAAGTTTATGCCCTAGGGGCATTTGATGGACTGCATATTGTTGAAGGACGCTATTACCTACAG ATTTGCACTCTGTTGAAGTGTGCAACGACTGACTTAAACACTTGTGGTGACCCAGTTGAAACTGCTTCCACCACATTTGAGATGTTCTCCCTCAGTGGCACTTTTGAAACCCAGCATGTGTTCCCTGAGGTGTTGCTGAGTGAAATTCAGCTTGCACCTGGAGAATTTCAG GTATCAAGTGATGGACGCTTGTTCAGCCTGAAGCCAATATCTGCACCTGTATTAACAGCAACTCTGTTTGGGAGGTGGTATGAGAAGGATGGAGCATTAAATGTTTGA